The following are encoded in a window of Alphaproteobacteria bacterium genomic DNA:
- a CDS encoding DUF839 domain-containing protein: protein MIDRRQFGSGAVALALLGLARRGLAQAPGGIPPYRSEVPGYGSLVPDPAGYFDLPAGFRYSVVSTQGETMDDGYFTPGKFDGMACFPLSAGRVALVRNHELGVDDHPIGPARGLASLGERLSRSAFYDRGIDGWVLPGGTSTIVYDTRRGRRERHHLSLAGTAVNCAGGPTPWGSWLSCEEIVIGRDRAGQEHGWVFEVPAAGRGLAEARPIRALGRFKHEAAAIDPATGIVYLTEDQPDGLFYRMIPEIPGQLHRGGRLQALALSDRAGADTRNWTDPWFRRGETLDVRWVDLEETESPNDDLRQRGHAAGAAIFARAEGVHFVRGEIYFCCTSGGAARIGQIMRYRPGQADGSRDRLELFVESADRALLDFADNLTSTPWGHLIVCEDKESPPRINHLKGVTPEGRLYTLARLNARTELAGVCFSPDATTMFVNVYNPGRTLAITGPWRSFRSA from the coding sequence ATGATCGACAGACGGCAATTCGGCAGCGGCGCCGTGGCCCTCGCACTCCTGGGCCTCGCCAGGCGCGGCCTCGCGCAAGCGCCCGGGGGAATCCCTCCCTATCGCAGCGAAGTTCCGGGCTACGGGTCCCTGGTCCCTGACCCCGCGGGCTATTTCGATCTGCCCGCCGGCTTTCGCTATTCGGTCGTTTCGACGCAGGGCGAGACGATGGACGACGGCTATTTCACGCCCGGCAAGTTCGACGGCATGGCCTGCTTTCCTCTGTCCGCGGGGCGCGTCGCTCTGGTCCGCAATCACGAGCTTGGCGTCGACGACCATCCGATCGGCCCGGCCCGCGGCCTCGCCAGCCTCGGCGAGCGGCTGAGCCGGTCGGCCTTCTACGACCGCGGCATCGACGGCTGGGTCCTTCCCGGCGGCACGAGCACGATCGTCTACGACACGAGGCGCGGCCGGCGCGAGCGCCACCATCTCAGCCTGGCCGGGACCGCGGTGAACTGCGCGGGCGGTCCCACGCCCTGGGGGAGCTGGCTGAGCTGCGAGGAGATCGTGATCGGCCGCGATCGCGCCGGGCAAGAGCATGGCTGGGTGTTCGAGGTGCCGGCCGCCGGCCGCGGCCTCGCGGAGGCCCGGCCGATCCGGGCGCTCGGCCGCTTCAAGCACGAGGCCGCGGCGATCGATCCGGCGACGGGCATCGTCTACCTCACCGAGGACCAGCCGGACGGGCTCTTCTACCGAATGATCCCCGAAATTCCGGGCCAGCTTCATCGCGGCGGGCGCTTGCAGGCGCTCGCGCTTAGCGACCGGGCCGGCGCCGACACGCGCAACTGGACGGACCCCTGGTTCCGGCGGGGCGAAACGCTGGACGTCCGGTGGGTGGACCTGGAGGAGACGGAGAGCCCGAACGACGATCTTCGCCAGCGCGGCCACGCCGCCGGCGCCGCCATCTTCGCCCGGGCGGAGGGCGTCCATTTCGTGCGCGGCGAGATCTATTTCTGCTGCACCTCCGGCGGCGCCGCCCGGATCGGCCAGATCATGCGCTACCGGCCGGGCCAGGCCGACGGCTCCCGCGACCGGCTCGAGCTGTTCGTCGAATCGGCCGACCGGGCGCTGCTGGACTTCGCCGACAACCTCACCTCGACGCCCTGGGGCCATTTGATCGTCTGCGAGGACAAGGAGAGCCCGCCGCGGATCAATCATCTGAAGGGCGTGACTCCGGAGGGCCGACTCTACACTCTGGCGCGGCTCAACGCGCGGACCGAGCTTGCCGGCGTCTGCTTCTCGCCCGACGCGACCACCATGTTCGTCAACGTCTACAATCCGGGCCGGACCCTCGCGATCACCGGGCCCTGGCGCAGCTTCCGCAGCGCCTGA
- a CDS encoding sugar kinase, producing the protein MGRILCFGELLLRLTAPGRELLLQSGRLDVHVGGAEANVAVALARLGHETAMAGRLPDNALGEAAAGYLRRHGVSTAGISTGPGRMGLYFLSPGAGLRPSDIVYDREGSSFALAGSGDFDWNALLEGVDLLHLSGITPALGENSAKAAIAAAEAAKGRGVAISFDGNYRAQLWQRWDSDPQGTLTELVEKADILFGNHRDISLLLGRDFSGEGEARRREAADAMFDRFPGLDLIASTARHVADADTHRISARIDGRGGSAQTEEVVVAGIVDRIGAGDAFAAGILHGMRTGLDLEATVRSGLALTCLKHSLAGDASLFGQRDIDAFLAGELDVRR; encoded by the coding sequence ATGGGGCGGATCCTTTGCTTCGGGGAATTGCTGCTGCGGCTGACGGCGCCGGGGCGCGAGCTGCTGCTGCAGAGCGGGCGGCTCGACGTCCATGTCGGCGGCGCCGAGGCGAACGTGGCGGTGGCCCTCGCGCGCCTCGGCCACGAGACGGCGATGGCCGGCCGCCTGCCCGACAATGCGCTTGGGGAGGCCGCCGCCGGCTATCTGCGCCGCCACGGGGTCTCGACCGCCGGCATCTCCACCGGTCCCGGCCGCATGGGCCTCTATTTCCTCTCGCCGGGCGCCGGCCTCAGGCCCTCGGACATCGTCTACGACCGCGAGGGCAGCAGCTTCGCGCTCGCCGGCTCCGGCGACTTCGATTGGAACGCGCTGCTCGAGGGCGTGGACCTTCTCCACCTCTCCGGAATCACGCCTGCGCTGGGCGAGAACAGCGCGAAGGCGGCGATCGCCGCGGCCGAGGCGGCGAAGGGCAGGGGCGTCGCAATCTCGTTCGACGGCAATTACCGCGCCCAGCTTTGGCAGCGATGGGACAGCGACCCGCAAGGCACTCTGACCGAACTGGTGGAAAAGGCCGACATCCTGTTCGGCAACCACCGCGACATCTCCCTGCTGCTCGGCCGCGACTTCAGCGGCGAGGGCGAGGCTCGGCGGCGCGAAGCCGCCGACGCGATGTTCGACCGTTTCCCCGGCCTCGACCTGATCGCCTCGACCGCGCGCCACGTGGCCGATGCCGACACCCACCGGATCTCGGCGCGAATCGATGGGCGGGGTGGCTCGGCGCAGACCGAGGAAGTCGTGGTCGCCGGCATCGTCGACCGGATCGGGGCGGGCGACGCCTTCGCGGCCGGCATTTTGCACGGCATGCGCACCGGGCTCGATCTCGAGGCTACCGTGAGGTCCGGCCTCGCGCTGACTTGCCTCAAGCACAGCCTCGCCGGCGACGCGAGCCTGTTCGGCCAGCGCGACATCGACGCCTTCCTGGCCGGGGAGCTCGACGTCCGGCGCTAG
- a CDS encoding porin family protein, with protein sequence MKTILLASAALTAFAATPAAAQNNFSGFRVEGRLMYDTVSIEGDYADTAGALHGENDEDGFAFGGELGYDFALGPNFTLGAYAGVDFSDADFCQRFNAYDQACMELKRNLYVGVRAGYQVGSSTLIYGRTGWSNGSAHFEFNDVDNIIPDTRDSDSQNGWHFGLGIEQNFGSMFYGKLEYNRTVYSDADFTSTAPPFALTIDGSRSQFIGGVGLRF encoded by the coding sequence ATGAAAACGATCCTTCTGGCTTCGGCCGCACTGACTGCCTTCGCCGCGACCCCGGCCGCCGCACAAAACAACTTTTCGGGTTTCCGCGTCGAAGGGCGCCTCATGTACGATACGGTCTCGATCGAAGGAGACTATGCCGACACCGCCGGCGCGCTCCACGGCGAGAATGACGAGGACGGCTTCGCCTTCGGCGGCGAGCTTGGCTACGACTTCGCGCTGGGCCCGAACTTCACGCTCGGCGCCTATGCCGGGGTCGACTTCTCCGACGCCGATTTCTGCCAGAGGTTCAACGCCTACGACCAGGCCTGCATGGAGCTGAAGCGCAATTTGTATGTCGGCGTGCGCGCAGGTTACCAAGTCGGCAGCAGCACTTTGATCTACGGCAGGACCGGCTGGTCGAACGGCTCGGCCCATTTCGAGTTCAACGACGTCGACAACATCATTCCCGACACGCGCGACTCCGACAGCCAGAACGGCTGGCACTTCGGGCTGGGCATCGAGCAGAATTTCGGGAGCATGTTCTACGGCAAGCTCGAATATAACCGCACGGTCTACAGCGACGCCGACTTCACCAGCACGGCGCCGCCCTTCGCCTTGACCATCGACGGTTCGCGTTCGCAGTTCATCGGCGGCGTCGGCCTGAGATTCTAG
- a CDS encoding pectate lyase, which translates to MILRLLALLAMLLPAAAQAQDRAEIERTMHRATRFMVERVANHGGYVWSYLPDMSRRWGEIEARPSMVWVQPPGTATMGHLFLDAYHATGDDYYYRAAASAADALIRGQHRSGGWNYFIDFAGPRDAQQWYATVGRNAWRMEEFQHYSDNATFDDAGSSEAMQLLLRMYLERREAKYRAPLDRAIGFVLNSQYPIGGWPQRWPHDDRWPGYGDYITFNDDVAAENIRFLLMVYQSLGGTRVKDSIVRAMNVFLVTQQGQPQPGWGLQYTLDLKPAAARSYEPLALVTHTTAANIRQLMNFYRLTGDTKFLARIPEALDWLESLRLPPDPARRGRDFPTFIEIGTNRPLYVHRRGSNVVNGAYYVDYSPAGTLGHYSAYRSIDIPALRRELARLRATDAAALQRASPLNAPGNAPLPRYFVTELDAGSDLNAAGGGTPAEVIRALNAEGWWPTPLRATSNPYIGPGPSTPMPGDFRSTHVGDSSDTSPYTTDRPVTGISTATYIANMARLIRALGEPGRVGEH; encoded by the coding sequence ATGATCCTTCGCCTGCTCGCCTTGCTCGCAATGCTGCTTCCGGCCGCCGCGCAGGCTCAGGACCGCGCCGAGATCGAGCGGACGATGCACCGTGCGACCCGGTTCATGGTCGAGCGCGTCGCCAATCATGGCGGCTATGTCTGGTCCTATCTGCCGGACATGTCGCGGCGCTGGGGCGAGATCGAGGCGCGGCCGTCGATGGTCTGGGTCCAGCCGCCGGGCACGGCGACGATGGGCCACCTGTTCCTCGACGCCTATCATGCGACCGGCGACGATTATTACTACCGTGCCGCCGCTTCGGCCGCGGACGCGCTGATCCGCGGCCAGCACCGCAGCGGCGGCTGGAACTATTTCATCGACTTTGCAGGGCCCCGCGACGCGCAGCAATGGTACGCCACGGTCGGCCGCAACGCGTGGCGGATGGAGGAATTCCAGCATTATTCGGACAATGCGACGTTCGACGACGCCGGCTCGTCGGAAGCGATGCAATTGCTTCTGCGCATGTATCTCGAGCGGCGCGAGGCGAAGTATCGCGCCCCGCTCGACCGCGCCATCGGCTTCGTCCTCAACAGCCAATATCCGATCGGCGGCTGGCCGCAGCGCTGGCCGCACGACGACCGCTGGCCGGGCTATGGCGACTACATCACCTTCAACGACGACGTCGCCGCCGAGAATATCCGCTTCCTGCTGATGGTCTATCAATCGCTCGGCGGGACGCGGGTGAAGGATTCGATCGTCCGGGCGATGAACGTCTTCCTCGTCACCCAGCAGGGCCAGCCGCAGCCGGGCTGGGGCCTGCAATATACGCTGGACCTCAAGCCCGCCGCCGCGCGCAGCTACGAGCCGCTGGCGCTCGTCACGCATACGACGGCGGCCAACATTCGCCAGCTGATGAACTTCTACCGCCTGACCGGCGACACCAAGTTCCTCGCGCGGATTCCCGAGGCGCTGGACTGGCTGGAATCGTTGCGCCTTCCCCCCGATCCGGCGCGGCGGGGCCGCGATTTCCCGACCTTCATCGAGATCGGCACGAACCGGCCGCTCTACGTCCATCGCCGCGGTTCGAACGTCGTCAACGGCGCTTATTATGTGGATTACAGCCCGGCGGGGACACTCGGCCATTACTCGGCCTACCGCTCGATCGACATCCCGGCGCTCCGCCGCGAGCTGGCCCGGCTTCGGGCGACCGACGCCGCCGCGCTGCAGCGCGCCTCTCCGCTGAACGCTCCGGGCAACGCGCCGCTGCCGCGCTATTTCGTCACCGAGCTGGACGCAGGATCGGACCTGAACGCCGCGGGGGGAGGCACGCCGGCGGAGGTCATCCGCGCGCTCAACGCGGAGGGCTGGTGGCCGACGCCTTTGCGCGCGACGAGCAATCCCTATATCGGGCCCGGCCCCTCGACGCCTATGCCGGGCGACTTCCGCTCCACCCATGTCGGGGATTCGAGCGACACCTCGCCCTACACGACCGACCGTCCCGTCACCGGCATCTCGACCGCCACCTACATCGCCAACATGGCCCGGCTGATCCGCGCGCTGGGGGAGCCGGGTCGGGTCGGGGAGCACTAG